In Geobacillus kaustophilus, a genomic segment contains:
- a CDS encoding ArsB/NhaD family transporter, translating to MDHSAAHVSNLQYYFAIAVFLVVYAIIISEKIHRAVIALLGAALMVIFGIVDIEKAFTHHIEWGTITLLIGMMILVGITSKSGFFQYMAIKAAKLAKGRPVRILVMLSLLTGLLSAFLDNVTTVLLIVPVTFSITRLLQVNPVPYLISEVLLSNIGGTVTLIGDPPNIMIGSANKHLDFNAFLFNLTPIVIVIAIVTVALLAFVYRKQLKTDPALIQKLIELRDADYIQDAKLMRKSVAVLGLTILGFIFHSVIHVDAAVIAMTGAVVLMLIAVPEHELEDVFHSIEWGTIFFFAGLFVLVGGLVDIGLIKSLAEKTLDVTGGDISTAAYFILWLSGIASATIDNIPFVATMIPLIQDMAVGMGLSPDAPQIDVLWWALSLGACLGGNGTLIGASANVIVAGMASREGHGFTYVDFLKIGAPLTLIALLLSHAYLWLRYL from the coding sequence ATGGATCATTCTGCCGCACACGTGTCAAATCTTCAATATTATTTTGCCATTGCCGTTTTCTTGGTTGTATACGCGATCATCATTTCTGAAAAAATCCACCGCGCGGTCATCGCCTTGCTCGGGGCGGCGCTCATGGTCATCTTCGGCATCGTTGACATCGAAAAAGCGTTCACCCACCATATTGAGTGGGGAACGATCACGCTGCTGATCGGAATGATGATCTTGGTCGGCATTACGAGCAAGTCCGGCTTTTTTCAATACATGGCCATTAAAGCAGCGAAACTCGCCAAAGGCCGCCCGGTCCGCATTTTGGTGATGCTTTCACTGTTGACCGGGCTGTTGTCGGCATTTTTGGACAACGTGACCACCGTCCTGCTCATTGTGCCGGTGACATTTTCCATTACGCGCCTCCTTCAAGTCAATCCGGTGCCGTATTTGATTTCGGAAGTGCTCTTGTCGAACATCGGCGGCACGGTGACATTGATCGGCGACCCGCCGAACATTATGATCGGCTCGGCGAACAAGCATCTCGATTTCAACGCTTTCTTGTTCAACTTGACGCCAATCGTCATCGTCATCGCCATTGTGACGGTCGCGCTGCTCGCATTCGTTTACCGCAAGCAGCTGAAAACCGATCCTGCGTTGATTCAAAAGCTGATAGAGCTTCGCGACGCCGATTATATTCAAGATGCGAAGCTGATGCGCAAATCGGTCGCCGTGCTCGGGCTGACCATCCTTGGCTTTATTTTTCATTCGGTCATTCATGTCGATGCGGCCGTCATCGCCATGACCGGAGCGGTCGTGCTCATGCTCATCGCCGTGCCGGAGCACGAACTGGAGGATGTCTTTCATTCGATCGAATGGGGCACGATTTTCTTTTTCGCCGGTCTGTTCGTCTTGGTCGGTGGGCTCGTTGACATCGGCCTGATCAAATCATTGGCCGAAAAAACGCTCGATGTCACCGGCGGCGATATTTCCACGGCCGCCTATTTCATCCTTTGGCTGTCCGGCATCGCCTCAGCGACGATCGACAACATCCCGTTCGTCGCCACGATGATCCCGCTCATTCAAGATATGGCCGTCGGCATGGGCTTATCCCCGGACGCCCCGCAAATCGACGTCCTTTGGTGGGCCTTGTCTCTTGGCGCCTGCCTCGGCGGGAATGGGACGCTCATCGGCGCCTCGGCGAACGTCATCGTCGCCGGCATGGCGTCACGCGAAGGGCACGGCTTTACATACGTTGATTTTTTGAAAATCGGCGCGCCGCTGACGCTCATCGCCTTGCTTTTGTCGCACGCCTATTTATGGCTGCGCTATTTGTAG
- a CDS encoding biotin transporter BioY — protein MSEQRTSLRPIDMTLAAMFVALMAIGANITSWAPFLVVGGVPITLQTFFCVLAGAVLGRRLGAVAMIVYMLVGLAGVPVFAKFKGGLSMIFEPTFGFILSFIVAAYATGWIINRGSQPAAKARFVIAALVGMVINYVIGTNWMYMAYKLWAEAPAGLSYGMVWSWMLAPLPKDILLSIVAGLIAPRLCRAIGRSSAAGRSAA, from the coding sequence ATGAGCGAACAACGCACTTCGCTTCGACCGATTGACATGACGCTCGCCGCCATGTTCGTCGCCTTGATGGCGATCGGGGCGAACATTACGTCATGGGCGCCGTTTCTTGTCGTCGGCGGTGTGCCGATTACGCTGCAGACGTTTTTCTGCGTCCTGGCCGGCGCGGTGTTAGGGCGGCGGCTCGGTGCGGTGGCGATGATCGTCTATATGCTCGTCGGCCTCGCGGGTGTTCCGGTGTTTGCCAAATTCAAAGGCGGGCTGTCGATGATTTTCGAACCGACGTTTGGCTTCATCCTTTCGTTTATCGTTGCCGCTTATGCGACCGGATGGATCATTAACCGCGGCTCACAGCCCGCGGCAAAAGCCCGTTTCGTCATCGCCGCACTCGTTGGCATGGTGATCAACTATGTCATTGGAACGAATTGGATGTATATGGCTTACAAATTATGGGCGGAAGCGCCGGCGGGACTTTCGTACGGAATGGTTTGGAGCTGGATGCTCGCGCCATTGCCAAAAGACATTCTCCTGTCGATCGTCGCCGGCTTGATCGCCCCAAGGCTTTGCCGGGCGATCGGACGCTCCTCGGCTGCCGGCCGCTCGGCCGCCTAA
- a CDS encoding inorganic phosphate transporter, producing the protein MDAILILTILIVIFALAFDFINGFHDTANAIATSVSTRALTPRQAIILAATMNFIGALTFTGVAKTITKDIVDPFALENGPLIILAALTSAIAWNLITWYYGIPSSSSHAILGSVAGAAISAAGVGILNYSGFLKILQSLILSPFLALGVGFIIMSIFRFIFKNANLYSTTRGFRMFQIMTAAFQAYTHGTNDAQKAMGIITMALIAGGYHATTDIPEWVRISAALAMGLGTAVGGWKIIKTVGGKIMTIRPINGAAADLSSALVILSATMFHLPVSTTHVISSAIMGVGAAQRVKGVKWGVARRIVLTWIITLPISALIAGFVYQVLRLFF; encoded by the coding sequence ATGGATGCGATCCTGATTTTAACCATTCTCATCGTTATTTTTGCTTTGGCGTTTGACTTTATCAACGGCTTCCACGATACGGCCAACGCCATCGCGACATCGGTGTCGACAAGGGCGCTCACGCCGCGTCAAGCCATTATTTTGGCTGCGACGATGAACTTTATCGGCGCGCTCACCTTTACCGGCGTCGCGAAAACGATTACGAAAGACATTGTCGACCCATTTGCGCTGGAAAATGGGCCGCTCATTATTTTAGCAGCGTTGACATCAGCCATTGCCTGGAACTTGATCACGTGGTATTACGGCATTCCGAGCAGCTCTTCGCACGCGATCCTCGGTTCGGTCGCCGGGGCAGCGATTTCCGCGGCTGGAGTTGGGATTTTGAATTATAGCGGATTTTTGAAAATTTTACAATCGCTCATTCTTTCCCCGTTTTTGGCGTTAGGGGTCGGCTTTATCATTATGAGCATTTTTCGCTTTATCTTTAAAAACGCCAACTTATACAGCACGACGAGGGGCTTTCGGATGTTTCAAATTATGACCGCGGCGTTTCAGGCGTATACGCACGGAACAAACGATGCTCAAAAAGCGATGGGGATCATTACGATGGCATTAATCGCCGGCGGATACCACGCGACGACCGACATTCCTGAATGGGTGCGCATTTCTGCCGCCTTGGCCATGGGATTGGGAACGGCCGTCGGCGGGTGGAAGATCATTAAAACGGTGGGAGGAAAAATTATGACAATCCGCCCGATCAATGGAGCGGCGGCTGATTTGTCGTCCGCACTCGTCATTCTTTCAGCGACGATGTTCCACTTGCCGGTCAGCACGACGCACGTCATTTCCTCGGCCATCATGGGGGTTGGCGCCGCCCAACGGGTCAAAGGAGTCAAATGGGGTGTCGCGCGCCGCATTGTGCTCACCTGGATTATTACATTGCCGATTTCGGCGTTGATTGCCGGATTTGTGTACCAAGTTCTTCGCTTGTTTTTCTGA
- a CDS encoding DUF47 domain-containing protein has protein sequence MIFSPKKDVFFDMLFTISENVKEAAQYFVEYKIQSVSDLKEFARVMKEYERKGDSFIHELVVQLNKTFITPIEREDIHQLAMKMDDVLDGFEQCSARFEMFSFTDIDEHMVKFFDYIYQSTIEIVHALELLANKKLLDMRQHAIKIKDYETKCDEILRASIKNLFVTQKDPIKLIQYKELYEMLEEIADSCEDVANTLETIIMRNA, from the coding sequence ATGATTTTTTCACCGAAAAAAGACGTGTTTTTTGATATGTTGTTTACGATTTCGGAAAATGTGAAGGAAGCGGCGCAATATTTTGTCGAGTATAAAATTCAAAGCGTAAGCGACTTGAAAGAATTTGCCCGCGTCATGAAAGAGTATGAACGAAAGGGCGATTCATTCATTCATGAACTGGTCGTCCAATTGAACAAAACGTTCATTACGCCGATCGAGCGGGAAGACATCCACCAGTTGGCGATGAAAATGGACGATGTGCTTGATGGATTTGAGCAATGTTCGGCGCGGTTTGAAATGTTTTCATTTACGGACATCGATGAACATATGGTGAAGTTTTTTGATTATATTTACCAAAGCACGATTGAAATCGTCCATGCCCTCGAGCTGCTTGCGAATAAAAAATTGCTCGATATGCGCCAGCACGCCATTAAAATTAAGGATTATGAAACGAAGTGCGACGAAATTTTGCGCGCGTCGATCAAAAACTTGTTTGTGACGCAAAAAGACCCGATTAAACTCATTCAATACAAAGAGCTTTACGAAATGCTCGAAGAGATTGCCGACAGCTGTGAAGATGTCGCCAATACGTTAGAGACGATTATCATGCGCAACGCATAA
- a CDS encoding leucyl aminopeptidase — MFTVKPLPSVEERDEALVIGLFEGANSWSGLAGEYDARLGGRLSELQKEGDISAKRGRIAAVHPFLPMGAKRLYFVGLGKKEELTFERLREVFGKLFCTLKQAKRTKAAVALDTFTTEAVDGNEAAHALAEAYHLATYEFPGYKQKKSEPDYQLESLIVYTAAEAAEIEASLFVGSVYGKATNSARTLVNTPGNLLTASDLADYAVKLANRYDFDYEILEKEDMERLGMGALLAVNQGSKQPPKLIVLKYQGKDEWEDVIALVGKGVTFDTGGYCLKPRDSMVDMKTDMAGAAAVLGAMEAIGELRPEQNVLAVIPATDNMISGEAFKPDDVITSLSGKTIEVKNTDAEGRLILADAVTYAKQCGANYIIDVATLTGGVIVALGADKTGAMTNNEELFEQVLEASMETGEFIWRLPITEHDRERVRSSKIADLNNSPGREGHAIMGGAFIGEFAEDTPWVHLDIAGTAAAKKDGDLGPAGATGVMVRTLTAFVERFGQDD, encoded by the coding sequence ATGTTTACGGTAAAACCATTGCCGTCGGTTGAGGAACGGGATGAGGCGCTTGTCATCGGCTTGTTTGAAGGGGCGAATTCATGGAGCGGCCTTGCCGGCGAATACGATGCCCGTCTTGGCGGACGGCTGTCGGAACTGCAGAAGGAAGGCGATATTTCCGCGAAACGGGGGCGCATCGCCGCCGTTCATCCATTTTTGCCGATGGGGGCGAAGCGGCTGTATTTCGTCGGCCTCGGCAAAAAAGAAGAGCTGACGTTTGAACGGCTGCGCGAGGTGTTCGGCAAGCTGTTTTGCACGTTGAAGCAGGCGAAGCGGACGAAAGCGGCGGTCGCGCTGGACACGTTTACGACCGAGGCCGTCGATGGAAACGAAGCGGCGCACGCCTTGGCGGAAGCGTATCATTTGGCGACGTATGAATTCCCTGGGTATAAGCAGAAAAAGTCAGAACCGGACTACCAGCTCGAATCGCTCATCGTCTACACGGCGGCCGAAGCGGCAGAAATTGAGGCGAGCTTGTTTGTCGGCTCGGTGTACGGGAAGGCGACGAATTCGGCGCGCACGCTCGTCAATACGCCAGGGAATTTGCTGACGGCGTCGGATTTGGCCGACTATGCCGTAAAGCTCGCGAACCGGTATGACTTTGATTATGAAATTTTGGAGAAGGAAGACATGGAGCGGCTCGGCATGGGGGCGCTTTTGGCTGTCAACCAAGGGTCAAAACAGCCGCCCAAACTGATCGTCTTAAAATACCAAGGAAAAGACGAGTGGGAAGACGTGATCGCCCTTGTCGGCAAAGGGGTGACGTTTGATACGGGCGGCTATTGCTTGAAGCCGCGCGACAGCATGGTTGACATGAAAACCGATATGGCCGGCGCCGCGGCGGTGCTCGGGGCGATGGAAGCCATCGGCGAACTGCGGCCGGAACAAAACGTGCTCGCCGTCATTCCAGCGACCGACAATATGATCAGCGGCGAGGCGTTCAAGCCGGACGATGTCATTACGTCCTTGTCTGGAAAAACGATTGAAGTGAAAAACACTGATGCGGAAGGACGGCTCATTTTGGCCGATGCGGTGACGTATGCGAAACAATGCGGCGCGAATTACATCATCGATGTCGCCACGTTGACGGGCGGCGTGATCGTCGCCTTGGGCGCGGACAAAACGGGGGCGATGACGAACAATGAGGAGCTGTTTGAGCAGGTGCTGGAAGCGTCGATGGAAACCGGGGAATTCATTTGGCGGCTGCCGATTACAGAACACGACCGAGAGCGGGTGCGAAGCAGCAAAATCGCCGACTTGAACAACTCGCCGGGGCGGGAAGGACATGCCATTATGGGCGGGGCGTTCATCGGCGAATTTGCGGAAGACACGCCGTGGGTGCATTTGGATATCGCCGGAACGGCCGCCGCAAAGAAAGACGGCGACCTCGGCCCGGCTGGAGCGACGGGCGTCATGGTGCGCACGCTCACCGCGTTTGTCGAACGGTTTGGCCAAGACGACTAA
- a CDS encoding cobalamin-binding protein: MRIVSLCPSNTELLAYLGRLDDVAAVDDSSDWPPEVKRLPKVGPDLRIDMDQVEALKPDLVVASLSVPGMERNVEELKRRGLPHLVLAPNSLDDIANDLLRLGEALGETKKAAELVRRYYDVLDWHRERAASAEPARLYWEWWPRPLFTPGGANWLSELSELAGGRNIFADFPQASVQPEWDDVLARNPSHILLVWVGVQTKKMSAKAVTARPNAQQAEAVRTGNIHILEESLYCRPSPRLLVGLKKLAPLLHPALFPPADSRDPLLCG, translated from the coding sequence ATGAGAATCGTTTCCCTTTGTCCAAGCAACACCGAACTGCTCGCCTATCTCGGCCGCCTTGACGATGTCGCCGCCGTCGATGATTCATCCGACTGGCCGCCGGAAGTGAAGCGGCTTCCGAAAGTCGGGCCGGATCTTCGCATTGATATGGATCAAGTCGAAGCGCTCAAGCCGGATCTCGTCGTCGCCTCCTTAAGCGTGCCCGGCATGGAGCGCAACGTCGAGGAGCTCAAACGGCGCGGGCTCCCGCATCTCGTGCTAGCGCCGAATTCGCTCGATGACATTGCCAACGACCTTCTTCGGCTTGGCGAAGCGCTTGGCGAAACGAAAAAAGCGGCTGAACTTGTCCGCCGCTATTATGACGTGCTTGATTGGCACCGCGAGCGGGCCGCATCGGCCGAACCGGCCCGCCTCTATTGGGAATGGTGGCCTCGTCCGCTCTTCACCCCGGGCGGCGCCAACTGGCTGAGCGAATTGAGCGAACTCGCCGGCGGGCGCAACATTTTCGCCGACTTTCCTCAAGCGAGCGTCCAACCGGAATGGGACGACGTTCTCGCCCGCAATCCGTCGCACATCTTGCTCGTTTGGGTCGGCGTGCAGACAAAAAAAATGAGCGCAAAAGCCGTCACGGCGCGCCCGAATGCCCAACAGGCCGAGGCGGTCCGCACCGGGAACATCCACATTTTGGAAGAATCGCTCTATTGCCGTCCGTCTCCGCGCCTCTTGGTCGGATTAAAAAAATTGGCGCCGCTTTTGCATCCGGCGCTGTTTCCTCCCGCTGACAGCCGCGATCCGCTCCTTTGCGGCTGA
- a CDS encoding 3D domain-containing protein — MNGFRQFVRRTAMTLLFLAALFATFESVSGVDAKTVLHPFPSALSMDHQPIWGMKGLAKNESRSVPRLEDHFDWSKYPSVEVVATGYTAGIESTGKTPDHPEYGITYSGVRVKRDLYSTIAADLTVFPIGTILFIPGYGFGVVADKGGAIKGHRIDLYYETVEDVYKYWGKRKVQVYIIQKGDGTLSEEELKRLNEDETMQVFRQQYLESKS; from the coding sequence TTGAATGGGTTCAGGCAGTTCGTGCGCCGAACCGCGATGACGCTGCTGTTTTTGGCGGCGCTCTTTGCGACATTCGAGTCCGTTTCCGGGGTTGACGCGAAGACGGTTCTCCATCCCTTTCCGAGCGCTTTATCGATGGATCATCAGCCCATTTGGGGAATGAAAGGGCTTGCGAAGAACGAGAGCCGCTCTGTTCCGCGGCTTGAGGATCATTTTGACTGGTCAAAATATCCATCCGTTGAAGTGGTCGCCACCGGCTATACAGCCGGCATTGAATCGACCGGGAAAACGCCCGATCACCCTGAGTATGGCATCACGTACTCCGGCGTCCGCGTCAAACGCGATCTTTATTCGACGATTGCGGCGGATTTAACCGTGTTTCCAATCGGCACGATTTTGTTCATCCCCGGATACGGGTTCGGCGTCGTCGCCGACAAAGGCGGGGCGATCAAAGGCCATCGCATTGATTTATATTATGAAACCGTGGAAGATGTCTATAAATATTGGGGAAAAAGGAAAGTGCAAGTTTATATTATCCAAAAAGGGGATGGCACGCTGTCGGAAGAGGAGTTGAAGCGGTTGAACGAAGATGAAACGATGCAAGTGTTTCGCCAGCAGTATTTGGAATCAAAAAGTTGA
- a CDS encoding YuiB family protein translates to MQMSLPVVLISMVLFFVLFFGIGFLLNMILRMTWILAVCFPLIAVFIIDDVPLMRYFTAPSDAFAALGRKIASLAAADLLILSSGFAGALCAGWAIRTLRAKGYQMF, encoded by the coding sequence ATGCAAATGAGTTTGCCGGTCGTGTTGATTTCGATGGTGTTGTTTTTCGTCTTGTTTTTTGGCATTGGGTTTTTGCTGAACATGATTTTGCGCATGACGTGGATTTTGGCGGTCTGCTTTCCGTTGATTGCGGTTTTCATTATCGACGATGTGCCGTTGATGCGCTATTTCACCGCGCCGTCCGATGCGTTCGCGGCGCTCGGCCGGAAAATCGCTTCGCTGGCGGCGGCGGATTTGTTGATTTTGTCAAGCGGCTTTGCCGGCGCTCTTTGCGCCGGATGGGCGATCCGCACGTTGAGGGCGAAAGGGTATCAGATGTTTTAA
- a CDS encoding YuiA family protein, which yields MPKTLTMNDCPYCEGHGYVQLLLGGSETCYSCQGTGSDHEEENEH from the coding sequence ATGCCAAAAACATTGACAATGAACGACTGCCCGTACTGCGAGGGGCATGGATACGTTCAGCTGCTTTTGGGCGGGTCGGAAACGTGCTACAGCTGCCAAGGAACGGGAAGCGATCACGAAGAGGAGAACGAACATTGA
- a CDS encoding NUDIX domain-containing protein, with the protein MDNKRGNVWIAAAGLVINKNGEWLVVKKKYSGLKGKWSLPAGFVQPGEMLDEAAVREVKEETGIDAEPVALLGLRTGVIAGEISDNMAIFLLRPLSRDIVVQTDELYAAAFLSKTALENDPNTSGLLRYLLALEPLDSLSLHDGLNPGDPFGYTKYRLYFESSKLKE; encoded by the coding sequence ATGGACAACAAACGAGGAAACGTTTGGATTGCGGCGGCCGGACTGGTTATCAACAAGAATGGGGAATGGCTCGTTGTCAAGAAAAAATACAGCGGGCTAAAAGGCAAATGGTCGCTGCCGGCCGGGTTCGTCCAGCCGGGGGAAATGCTCGATGAGGCGGCGGTTCGGGAAGTGAAGGAAGAAACGGGGATCGACGCCGAGCCGGTCGCGCTTCTAGGCTTGCGCACCGGCGTCATTGCTGGGGAGATCAGCGACAATATGGCGATTTTTCTGTTGCGCCCGCTCTCGCGCGACATCGTCGTGCAGACGGATGAGCTGTATGCCGCCGCGTTTTTGAGCAAAACGGCGCTCGAGAATGATCCGAACACATCAGGCTTGCTTCGCTATTTGTTGGCGCTCGAGCCGCTTGATTCCCTTTCGCTGCATGACGGACTCAATCCCGGCGATCCGTTCGGCTACACGAAATACCGCCTTTACTTCGAATCATCGAAATTGAAAGAATAG
- a CDS encoding NAD(P)/FAD-dependent oxidoreductase, which yields MEGIQMKKPNVVILGAGYGGLMTTVRLQKLIGVNEANITLVNKHDYHYETTWLHEASAGTLHHDRVRYPIRDVIDRNKVKFIQDTVTKIVPSEKKVLLENGELTYDYLVIALGFESETFGIKGLKEYAFSIANVDAARQIREHIEYQFATYNAEEEKKEERLTIVVGGAGFTGIEFLGELANRMPELCREYDIDPHKVRIICVEAAPTALPGFDPELVEYAVSQLERKGVEFRIGTAIKECTPDGIIVAKGDDVEEIKAGTVIWAAGVRGSRVIEESGFEAARARIKVDPYLRVPGHEDIFVVGDCSLVIDEETNRPYPPTAQIAMQEGQLCAKNLAVLIRGQGELEPFKPDIKGTVCSLGHDDAIGVVFGKKLWGTKASFMKKVIDNRALYLIGGSSLVMKKGKFKFF from the coding sequence ATGGAAGGGATTCAAATGAAAAAACCGAATGTGGTCATTTTAGGCGCTGGTTATGGCGGGCTCATGACGACCGTCCGCCTGCAAAAGCTCATCGGCGTGAACGAAGCGAACATCACCCTTGTAAACAAGCACGATTACCATTACGAGACGACATGGCTTCACGAGGCGTCGGCCGGCACGCTGCACCATGACCGTGTGCGCTACCCGATCCGCGATGTCATCGACCGAAACAAAGTGAAGTTCATCCAAGATACGGTGACGAAAATCGTTCCGAGCGAAAAGAAAGTGCTGCTCGAAAACGGCGAGCTGACATACGATTACCTCGTCATCGCCCTCGGGTTTGAGTCGGAGACATTTGGCATCAAAGGCTTGAAAGAATACGCGTTTTCGATCGCCAATGTCGACGCTGCGCGGCAAATCCGCGAACATATCGAATACCAGTTTGCGACGTACAACGCGGAAGAGGAAAAGAAAGAGGAGCGATTGACGATCGTCGTCGGCGGAGCGGGGTTTACCGGCATTGAATTTTTAGGCGAGCTCGCCAACCGGATGCCGGAGCTGTGCCGCGAGTATGACATCGATCCGCACAAAGTGCGCATCATTTGCGTGGAGGCGGCGCCCACGGCGCTGCCGGGCTTCGATCCGGAGCTCGTCGAGTACGCGGTCAGCCAGCTTGAGCGCAAAGGAGTCGAGTTTCGAATCGGCACGGCGATTAAGGAATGCACGCCGGATGGCATCATTGTGGCCAAAGGTGATGATGTCGAGGAAATTAAAGCCGGCACCGTCATTTGGGCGGCCGGCGTGCGCGGCAGCCGCGTCATCGAGGAATCTGGATTTGAAGCGGCGCGGGCGCGCATTAAAGTGGATCCGTACTTGCGCGTCCCGGGGCATGAAGACATTTTCGTCGTCGGCGACTGTTCGCTCGTGATTGATGAAGAAACGAACCGCCCGTATCCGCCGACGGCGCAAATCGCCATGCAAGAAGGCCAGCTGTGCGCGAAAAACTTGGCGGTGCTCATCCGTGGACAAGGGGAGCTGGAGCCGTTCAAGCCGGATATTAAAGGGACGGTTTGCTCGCTCGGCCATGACGATGCCATCGGGGTCGTGTTCGGCAAAAAGCTGTGGGGCACGAAAGCGAGCTTCATGAAAAAAGTGATTGACAACCGCGCCCTGTATTTGATCGGCGGTTCGTCGCTTGTGATGAAAAAAGGCAAATTTAAATTTTTCTAA
- a CDS encoding NAD(P)/FAD-dependent oxidoreductase produces MLVKEDRTMYDVTIIGGGPTGMFAAFYGGLRQMKVKIIESLPQLGGQLAALYPEKYIYDVAGFPKVRAQELVNQLKEQMDLFSPTVCLNESVDTLEKQEDGTFKLVTNQQIHYSKTVIITAGNGAFQPRRLEIESASRYEGKNLYYFINDLGQFSGKRVLVCGGGDSAVDWSLMLEPIAQSVTIVHRRDKFRAHEHSVEQLKKSSVQVKTPFVPVELVGDERGIRQVILEHVKEGTKETVEVDAVIVNYGFISSLGPIKNWGLDIEKNAIKVNSRMETNIPGVYAAGDICTYDGKIKLIACGFGEAPIAISSAKTYIDPTARMQPAHSTSLF; encoded by the coding sequence ATGTTGGTGAAAGAAGATCGCACGATGTATGACGTCACGATTATCGGCGGCGGGCCGACCGGGATGTTTGCCGCGTTTTACGGCGGGTTGCGGCAAATGAAAGTCAAAATTATCGAAAGCCTTCCACAGCTCGGCGGGCAGCTGGCCGCGTTATATCCGGAAAAATACATATATGATGTTGCCGGATTTCCGAAAGTGCGCGCCCAAGAGCTCGTCAATCAGCTGAAAGAGCAGATGGACCTATTTTCGCCGACCGTCTGCCTCAACGAGTCGGTCGACACGCTCGAAAAGCAGGAGGACGGAACGTTTAAACTCGTCACCAATCAACAAATCCATTATTCGAAAACGGTCATCATCACCGCCGGAAACGGTGCCTTTCAGCCGCGCCGGCTCGAAATCGAAAGCGCTTCCCGCTATGAAGGAAAAAACTTGTATTACTTCATCAACGACTTGGGGCAGTTTTCCGGAAAGCGCGTGCTCGTCTGCGGCGGCGGCGACTCGGCTGTTGACTGGTCGCTCATGCTCGAACCGATCGCCCAAAGCGTCACGATTGTGCATCGCCGCGACAAATTCCGCGCCCATGAACATAGCGTCGAGCAGCTCAAGAAGTCGAGCGTGCAAGTGAAAACGCCGTTTGTGCCCGTTGAACTCGTCGGCGATGAACGCGGCATCCGCCAAGTCATCCTTGAGCATGTGAAAGAAGGAACGAAAGAAACGGTTGAGGTTGACGCCGTCATCGTCAACTATGGCTTTATTTCTTCGCTTGGCCCCATCAAAAACTGGGGGCTTGACATCGAAAAAAATGCGATCAAAGTCAATTCGCGGATGGAAACGAACATCCCCGGCGTGTATGCGGCGGGCGACATTTGCACCTATGACGGAAAAATCAAGCTGATCGCCTGCGGTTTTGGCGAAGCGCCGATCGCCATCAGCAGCGCCAAAACGTACATCGATCCGACGGCGCGGATGCAGCCGGCGCACTCCACATCGCTGTTTTGA
- a CDS encoding LapA family protein, whose protein sequence is MKGQINVILALVLALIVALLAVANVEQVTIHYLIGETRLPLIIVILGSAVLGGLVVGMLGWVRLFSLHRQVKLLEKERAAKVESDQGETASPERGA, encoded by the coding sequence ATGAAAGGACAAATCAATGTCATCTTGGCGCTTGTCTTGGCGCTCATTGTGGCGCTGCTGGCGGTGGCAAATGTCGAGCAGGTGACGATCCATTATTTAATCGGCGAAACTCGTTTGCCGCTCATTATCGTCATTTTAGGTTCGGCCGTCCTTGGCGGTTTGGTTGTCGGCATGCTCGGCTGGGTGCGTTTGTTCAGTTTGCATCGGCAAGTCAAGCTGCTTGAGAAGGAGCGGGCAGCCAAGGTTGAAAGCGATCAGGGTGAAACGGCTTCGCCGGAGCGCGGCGCATGA
- a CDS encoding HesB/IscA family protein, with product MAEAVITLTEAAAFQIKDMMKEQEEEGAYLRVGVHGGGCSGLSYGMGFDHERRDDDIEFEQHGIKILVDRDSAPILRGTVIDYKQSLLGGGFTINNPNAIATCGCGSSFRTATNAGTPEQC from the coding sequence ATGGCAGAGGCAGTCATTACGCTGACAGAAGCGGCAGCGTTTCAAATCAAAGATATGATGAAAGAGCAGGAAGAAGAAGGCGCGTATTTGCGCGTCGGCGTCCATGGCGGCGGCTGCAGCGGGTTGTCGTACGGCATGGGCTTTGACCATGAGCGGCGCGATGACGACATCGAATTTGAGCAGCACGGCATCAAAATTTTGGTGGACCGCGACAGCGCACCGATTTTGCGCGGAACGGTCATCGACTATAAACAGTCGCTGCTTGGCGGCGGGTTTACGATCAACAACCCGAACGCCATCGCAACGTGCGGCTGCGGCTCCTCGTTCCGCACAGCGACCAATGCCGGCACGCCGGAGCAATGTTAA